The genomic segment ACCGGTATATTCTCTTATTGCCTCGCTTCTTTTAATTCCATCGGCGCTGATTGTAAGCCCAATATCGCCAACGATATTCGATTCTATGGGCATGTACTTTTCGCTGATGGTGTTCAATTCGGTGCTGTTTTCGCGCGGTGAAAAGATAGCGGTGAAAAAATCTCATCTTGAAGTAGTGGCAGACGGGGCAATTTATTGCATTGGTTTTGCAGTTGCAATATTGCTGATTTCTGCTGTAAGAGAACTGCTGTATGCAAACACTTTATGGGGCTTGCCTGTACCGTTGCCATTTAAAATTTCTGCTGCAGTGTTGCCTTTTGCAGGCTTTATGCTGGTAGGCATGTTCTCTGCAATTTGCAGCTTTTTGCGGGAGTTTATTCGCAAACTGGTTGAAAAACACCGCATGCGTGCAAAACAATCGGCTATGGCGCTGGTAGGCGAGGAGGTAACGCGATGAGATTTCTTGCTGAATTTACAACGCTTGCAATGACAGCTATATTTCTCGAAAATGTAGTGTTCTCACGTGCTTTGGGCACAAGCCGTATGCTGAACAACTTAAAGGTTGGTAAAA from the Hydrogenoanaerobacterium saccharovorans genome contains:
- a CDS encoding Rnf-Nqr domain containing protein → MSRRNATKRAQYKSRTKPLHRFSGIITRNPVLVGGLLLAPVVVASTSVKTAVALSVTLAIVTIPTMFIASFIKNAIPKWLRIPVYSLIASLLLIPSALIVSPISPTIFDSMGMYFSLMVFNSVLFSRGEKIAVKKSHLEVVADGAIYCIGFAVAILLISAVRELLYANTLWGLPVPLPFKISAAVLPFAGFMLVGMFSAICSFLREFIRKLVEKHRMRAKQSAMALVGEEVTR